TTAGCAAATGGGAATATGATTGATCTTGCAGGTTCGAAGGTGAGTCTTGTGCATTTCATAACACAAATGCCACCATTTGTTAGCCCCTCCACTGTAATACTTTACAGGTTGAAACGTGTAAAGAAGTTTCACTTCAAATTAATGTCTGCCAAAAGAAATTTCAttcttttgtactccctctgttcacaaatataagatgttttggatatttcaatatggactacatacggaccgAAATGAGTGAACCCCACTAAGACGTGTCTATATACGTCCAATTctgaaaaaagttagaacatcttatatttgtgaacgaggGAGTACATGTCAACAACTGTGTTAGTGTCATGGACCATCATGCTTTACAGATCATTGGTAGCGAGGACCTATAGGTTTGTATTTGTCAGTACTTAGGTCAGTTGCTTTGTTTGTAGGTGGAGATCAAGAAAGCAGAACCAAAGAAATCCTCAAATCTGCCAACATCAACTGGTAGTGATTCTAGATCAGCATATGGTAGGGATTCTAGGGACCATCCTTCTGGGGATGACCATGGTGGACTGGCTGATGCTTATAGCAGCTACAACAGTGGTGGATTTGGTCCTTATAGGAACCATGGAGGTTTTGTTGGTGGTCACGGCGGGGTACGTCACTACCATGAGCGATACAGTCATTACTATCCAGGATTAGGAGGCTATGAAGGCATGTCTTCCTTTGGTTATCCTAGCCGTTTTGGGCCATATGGAGGAGGCTTTGATGGACCCTATGCTGGAGGGAACTTGCGTGGCTACAGGCGGGGTGGTGATGAGAGCTTTGGTGGCCCTGGTAGTTCTAGCTTTGATGGCGCCATGTATGCTGGGGCATATGATCCTGCACTAGGTGTTTATGCACCTGGCGGCACACCTGATATGATGAATAGGGGAAGTTTTGCCCCAGGACGATATCACCCATATTGATGATTGGAAAGTGTCCTTAAGGATTTAGCCCAGCATAACTATCCTCGACATCGTTGCTTTTGCAAGTTGTGATTTTAGCAATTACTAGCATACTAGAGAACCCTGTAATGGTCGAACCCATGTTCTGTAAATGCTTGCTAGTTTGTCTGAACTTTAGCTTTTATTAGTTATTGTGTTGACGGTTTTGTTTGGGATGATATAGAACTATGGTACTTGTCGTAGCGTAACATCTGCATTGTAGATTATGTTTATAATAAACTAGCAAAAGAGCGGTGGAAATAAATCCTTGCACGTCCCTAGTGATCCAAGCGATCCATTCTCGTGCTTCTCTACCCAGCAAACTACAGTTGCCATGAACCAGGGTTAACCAAGTTTGGGCTGAGGAGTGCTGTCCGGCAATATCAGAAGGCTTCATGAAGATTATCCATCCTTGGGTTAATATATCAGCCTAATATTTCTGAGCATCGTCATCTAGTGAAACATAACCATATGCTAGCTGCATAAAAGTCTTTGCCCAAAAGGATAATCCTAGAATTTCGTCTGTCTTCTGGATTTGGAGTGCATCTCATTACATAGTTTTTGAGacgttacagagggagtatttcaaAACTTATATAGATTTGAACCAAATGACTTTGTCTATTCACAAGCTTATGTTTTTCTACAGAAATCATCTACCACACTAGTTGTTGGGTAGGAAGGGTTAGCCACGGGGTATATAGAAAATCAGTTTTTAGCCTGGTTTTCACAAAACCCGTTTTACAATGTTGTTTATCAAGAACGAGTGTATGGAAAACTGTGTTTGGGTTAGGAAAGTAATAAATTGGCGTTGTATAATTCTTTGTTTGGATAGCATATCACGGTGGCCTCTTCCTACTTTTGTCCGCTCAGCCGCCATTGATGAACCTTCTGTAACAACCCTGCCGGATCGAAGCAAGAGGGAAAGGGGATCGGGAGAAATCAGATGAGCTTGAGGGAGAAGAAAGAGCAGGTGAGAGCTGGAAGAAGAAGATCGATTGAGGATTCAGAAATATTCTTTTCCAACGATGCCCCCACTCGGTGGTCACGCACACATACATATAGTTTGGCTGCTCATGGCCCCACTCGCCATATACACACTGCCTACCCATGGACTAGTCCGCTGTCACTGCCCGTGGGCcctagtcttcctcttcttcgtctCGCACCGTGGGTGCCTCATTGTCCACCTTCCTCTCTGGAGGGAAGGGCGTGACATTTTCCCCCGCTTGAGGTGGAGCTCCCCCTTCGAGATCCATGTTTGGGATTTTTGTTGCAACACATGGTAGTTCTCCCAGGTCGCACTCGCTGGTGACAAGGTACGCCAATGTACCAGGACATGTGGGATGGCGGCATTCCCTTTCTTGACCAGGCGGCGCTCTAGAATAGCGTGCGACACCAGGTCACCGATGGTGAGGTCCGGTGGCGCTGGTAGCTGATTGAAGATTGGTGAGTAGTCCGCTGTGTACGGCTTCAGCTGCGAAACATGAAAAACCGGGTGAATTTTGCTTTCCTGTGGCAGATCCAACTTATAGGCGAGCGATCCAATGCGGCTGAGGATTGTGTATGGTCCGAAGAATTTGTAGGCGAGCTTCAGACATGGCCTGTTGACCATCGATGACTGGACGTAGGGCTGTAACTTGAGCAGCACTTGGTCGCCCACGTTGAACTCCCGCTCTGTGCGCTTGCGATCAGCTTGGTGCTTCATGTGATGCTGGCCGCGCTGCAGGTGGTCTTTGAGCATGTCAGTGAAATGCTGATGCTCTGCGGGCAGGTCCTGTAGTGATTCCGGAGTCTGAACATTGAACAGA
This portion of the Triticum dicoccoides isolate Atlit2015 ecotype Zavitan chromosome 7A, WEW_v2.0, whole genome shotgun sequence genome encodes:
- the LOC119329586 gene encoding heterogeneous nuclear ribonucleoprotein 1-like, which gives rise to MGKSEARPKGYGGSGSPGKIFVGGLPRDTTLATFQKHFGNYGEIVDSVIMKNKQTSQPRGFGFITYSDPAIVDKVMEDTHVINGKQVEIKRTIPKDYMQSNPKDFRTKKIFVGGLPPILTEDNFKDFFEKYGAVVEHQIMHDHQTRRSRGFGFVVFESEEVVDDLLANGNMIDLAGSKVEIKKAEPKKSSNLPTSTGSDSRSAYGRDSRDHPSGDDHGGLADAYSSYNSGGFGPYRNHGGFVGGHGGVRHYHERYSHYYPGLGGYEGMSSFGYPSRFGPYGGGFDGPYAGGNLRGYRRGGDESFGGPGSSSFDGAMYAGAYDPALGVYAPGGTPDMMNRGSFAPGRYHPY